TCAAAGTTGTGGCAACGCATTTTCGCGGAATATCATTCCGCATGGCGGATTTTGTCAGCCGCCTACGACGAAAGTCAAGGTTTGCTGAACCAACCTTCGGCTGCTGCACTCCGGCCTGCGCGGACCCCTTCCGGCGGTCCGGGACGACCGATCCAGACACGAGGCAACCGGCCCGCACGGTGCCGAATCTCGCGGCAGATTTCCGGTCGGCTCAAATGGGAGGCATTTGCGAATGGGTCGGTTCTTGTTACGCTGCTGCAAGCCGGCAAAGGATCGGCACCATATGAAGAGACCCGGACCGGAGCCGGAGGAGGCAGGGCGGTAACCGCGACACTGTAGGCAGGAGGCCAGATGAGCGTCCAAGGCGATCCACAAGGCGATTTTGCCAGCCGCGCCGCCGGTTTCGACGGCGAGTCCCGCGGTTTCCGACGGCCTTTTCCGATCGCCGAGCGGGGCAGCGCCGCCCGCGCCCGCCGCTACGCCGCGCTCGACCTCGGGACCAATAACTGCCGCCTCCTGATCGCCGAAGCACGCGGCTCCGGCTTCCGCGTGGTCGACGGGTTCTCCCGCATCGTGCGCCTCGGCGAGCGGCTCTCCAGCGACGGTGTCCTCTCGGATGCGGCGATGGATCGCGCCATCGCCGCCCTCAAGGTCTGTGCCGACAAGCTGGACCTCGCCGAGGTCAGCTCCGCCCGCCTCGTCGCCACCGAAGCGTGCCGTGCCGCCCGCAACGGCGCCGCCTTCACCACTCGGATTCGCGCCGAGACCGGCCTCGAGATCGAGGTGGTCGACCGTGAGACCGAGGCGCGTCTCGCCGTCGCCGGCTGCGCGCCCCTGATCGACGACGACGCCGAGGGCGTCCTCCTGTTCGACATCGGCGGCGGCTCGTCCGAGATCGTCTGGATCGACCTCACCAGCCGCTACCGCCTCTCCGGCACGGCCCTGGTGCGCTGCATTCGCGCCTGGACGTCGCTTCCGGTGGGCGTGGTGACGCTGGCCGAGCGGCACGGCGGCACCGAGGTCGACGAGCACGTCTTCGCCGACATGGTCGCCGACGTGCGCCAGATGCTGGAGCGTATCGACCCGCGCGGCGTGCTGGCCGAGGCAGTCGCCCGCGGCAAGATCCACCTCCTCGGCACGTCCGGCACCGTGACCACCCTCGCCGGCCTCTTCCTGGGGCTGAAGCGCTACGACCGCCGCCAGGTCGACGGCACCTGGCTCGACCATCAACAGATCGACACGCTGATCGCCCAGCTCCTGTCGATGGATTTCAACGAGCGGGTCGCCAATCCGTGCATCGGCGCGGACCGGGCGGACCTTGTGCTGGCGGGCTGCGCCATCCTAGAAGCGATCCGTCAGCGTTGGCCGTGCGAGCGGCTGCGTGTGGCGGACCGGGGATTGCGCGAAGGAATGCTCATGGAGCTGATCGAACACGACCGCCTGGCGCGACATCGCTCCCGCCGCCAGCGCGTGTCCGCGATGGGCGCCGTGCCGACGCTCGCCTGACGTGTCGAAAGGCAAAGGGCCGCCCGCGAAGGGCGGCGGCAAGCGTCCGGGCTCGGGCGGGGGCGGCGGCGAACGCACGCTGAACCAACGCGTGAAGACGGCGCGTGGGCGGAAGCTCTCGTCCACCCTCTGGATCCAGCGCCAGCTGAACGATCCTTACGTCCAGAAGGCGCGCGCCGCCGGATACCGCTCGCGCGCCGCCTACAAGCTGATCGAGATCGACGACCGCTTCTCCATCCTGAAGCCGGGGCGGGTGGTGGTGGACCTCGGCGCGGCGCCGGGCGGTTGGAGCCAGGTCGCCGGCGAGCGCGCCAAGTCGAGCCGCGCCAAACCCATCGTCGCCATCGACATTCTGCCGATGGACCATATCGAGGGCGTCACCTTCCTGCACCAGGACTTCAGCGAGGACAGCGCGCCCGACCGCCTGATCGAAGCGCTCGACGGTCGCCGGCCCGACGTCGTCCTCTCCGACCTCGCGCCCGAGACCACCGGTCACCGCGCGACGGACCATCTGCGCATCGTCGGCCTCGCCGAGCTGGCCTACGATTTCGCCTGCCGTACCCTGGCGCCGGGCGGCACCTTCCTCGCCAAGGTCTACCAGGGCGGTGCCGAGGGGGAGTTGCTCGTCGCGCTGCGCCGCGATTTCCGCAGCGTGCGCCACGTCAAGCCGCCGGCCTCCCGACCCGCCTCGCCGGAAACCTACGTCCTCGCCACCGGTTTCCGCGGCGGCCCGCGCGAGGACGCGGACGATGGGGGCGACCTCTAGGCCCGCCCGGCCCTTCGGTGCGGCCACACCCGCGGGGGCTCTGGCACCACGCGTGAACGGCCACCCTGGGAGCCGCCCTGCCCCGTGAAGGGACGGGCGGCCTCGGCGGGTGGCGCGTCAGCGGTCAGGGAGGAGGCGGCCGGGGTTCATCAGGTCGTCGGGATCGAACGCGTCTTTCACCGCCCGCATCATGGCGAGCTCGACCTCGTCGCGGACCGAGGGGAGGAGGGCGCGTTTCATGACGCCGACACCGTGCTCGGCGGCGATCGAGCCGCCGTAGCGACGCACCACGGCGTGCACCGCCTCGTTGACCTCCTCCCAGCGGGCCAGGAACCCGGCCTTGTCGGCTCCCTCGGGCTGGGAAAGGTTGTAGTGGATGTTGCCGTCGCCCAGGTGTCCGAACGCCACCGGCCGTGCCGCCGGCACCACCGAGAGGGCCGCCGCCGTCGCCTCGGTCAGGAACGCCGGCACGTCCGCCACCGGCACCGACACGTCATGCTTGATCGAGCCGCCGAGCACGGATTGCGACTCGCTCATCAGCTCGCGGATCTGCCAGAGCTCCCGCGCCTCGCCGAGCGATTGCGAGACCACCGCGTCCGACACCAGCCCCTGCTCGTAGGCGCGCATCAAGACCTGCTCCAGGACGTCGCGCATCGGCCGCTCGGGCAGGAAGGTCGACGCCTCGATCAGGACGGCCCACTCGGGGGTCTCGGCGAACGGTTGGCGCGTCTCCGGGCGGTGGCGGGCGACGATCTCGAGGCCGATCCGCGGGATCAGCTCGAAGCCGGTGAGCGCGTCGCCCAGCGCACCGCGGACCTGGCCCAGCAGCGCGAGCGCGTCGGCCGGGGAGGCGACGCCGACCATCGCCACGTCCAGTGCGTGCGGCTTGGGCACGAGCTTCAGCACCGCGCGGGTGACGACGCCGAGCGTCCCCTCCGCGCCGATGAAGAGATGTTTCAGGTCGTAGCCGACATTGTCCTTGTGCAGCGCGCGCAATCCGTTCCAGACGCGGCCGTCCGGCAGCACCACCTCCAGCCCCAGCACCTGGTTGCGCATGTTGCCGTAGGCGAGCACGCCGACGCCGCCGGCGTTGGTGGAGATCAGCCCGCCGATCCGCGCCGAGCCCTTCGAGGCGAGCGACAGCGGAAACATCAGCCCCGCCGCGTCCGCCGCGTCGTGCACCTCGGAGAGGATCGCCCCGGCCGAGACCGTGACGCACGTACCCGCGACGTTGACCGGCTCGATCGCCGTCATCCGGTCGAGCGACAGGACGACCTCGCCCTCGCGCGGGATCTGGCCGCCGACGAGACCGGTGTTGCCGCCTTGCGGGACGATCGGCACCGCGTGCCGCGCGGCCAGGCGCATGATGGCGGAGACCTGATCGGTGTCGCGCGGCCGCAGCACGAAGGGCGCCTTGCCCTGATAGAGGTTGCGCCACTCCGTCTGATAGGGGGCCATGCGCGCCGGGTCGTCCAGCAACGCGTCCGGGCCGAGCTCGGCGACGATGGCGTCCCGAAACGCGCCGAGGGCGCTGGGCCGTGTTTCGGTTGAGACATCGGACATTGTATCGGCTCCGCTTGCTTGGCCTGAGGGGCGCCTTTATGTAGGACGTCCTTCTCGGACTTGTCCGCATCTTACGACCCAAAGGCACTCCTAATGAACGGCTCCGGCATTCTCGCGGGTAAACGCGGACTGATTTTCGGGGTCGCGAACAAGATGTCCATCGCCTGGGGCATTGCCCAGGCGGCGCGCCAACAGGGCGCGGAATTGGCGCTGACTTACCAGGGGGAGGCGCTGAAGAAGCGCGTCGAGCCGCTGGCTCAGTCGCTCGACGCCAAGGTGTTCGGCCACCTCGACGTGACGGACCCCACCTCGATGGACGCCGTTTTCGACACCGTGAAGAACGAGTGGGGGTCGATCGACTTCCTCGTTCACGCCATCGCATTCTCCGACAAGAACGAGCTGACCGGCCGCTATATCGAGACCAGCGCCGAGAATTTCAAAAACTCGCTCTTCATCTCCTGCTACTCGTTCACCGACATCGCGCGCCGCGCCGAGCCGCTGATGAACGACGGCGGCTCCATGCTGACCCTGACCTATTACGGTGCCGAAAAGGTGATGCCGCACTATAACGTGATGGGTGTCGCCAAGGCCGCGCTGGAGGCGTCGGTGAAGTACCTCGCGGCGGATCTCGGCCCCGTCGGCATCCGCGTCAACGCGCTCTCGGCCGGCCCGATCAAGACGCTGGCGGCGTCCGGCATCGGCGACTTCCGCTATATTCTGAAGTGGAACGAGTTCAACGCGCCGATGCGCAAGACCGTCTCGATCGAGGACGTCGGCGGGGCGGCGGCCTACCTGCTCTCGCCGCTCTCGCGCGGGGTGACCGGCGAGGTCCACCACGTCGATTCCGGCTACCATGTCGTCGGCATGAAGGCGGTGGACGCGCCGGACATCACCAAGGCCGTCTCGGAGAGCTGAGGTCATTTCCATGTTGCCGGACGGCGTCCGCCTCATCCACGTCCGCCATGGGCAGACGGACTGGAACGTCGCCGGCCGCCTGCAGGGCCAGCTCGACATTCCGATCAACGCCGTCGGCCAGGGGCAGGCGAACGAGAACGGGCGCCGGCTGAAGGCCTGGCTGGACGGCGAAGGCATCGCGCCGGACCACTTCGCGTTCGTCTCCTCCCCGCTCGGCCGCTCGCGCGAGACGATGAACCGGATTCGCGACGAGCTGGGCCTCGGCGGCGCGTGGGCGACGGACGACCGCCTGAAGGAGGTGAGCTTCGGCGAGTGGGCCGGCTTCACCTACCAGGAGCTGCGCGAGGACGGCCGCGAGGCGCTGGTCCGCGCGCGCAAGAAGGACAAGTGGAGCTTCCGCCCGCCCGGCGGTGAAACCTACGCCGAACTCGCCGAGCGGGTCGGCGCGTGGCTGGAGACGCTGGAGCGCGACACGATCGCCGTCACCCATGGCGGCGTCCACCGCGTGTTGTTCGGCCATCTCTGCGGCACGCCTTGGCACGAGGTGCCGAGCCTCCCGGTGCCGCAGGACAAGGTGTTCGTGTTTGAGGGCGACGGCGCCGTCCGCACCGTCTGACCGCCCTCCCGGCGCTACTTCGGCAGCAGCACACCGTCGATGACGTGGACGACGCCGTTCGACTGGAACACGTCGGTCTGGACGATGCGGTGCATGTGGCCGCTCTCGTCGTAGATCCGCGTGCCCTTCACGCTGACCGGTCCGCCCTCGACGGTGCTGAGGTTGGCGAGATCGTCCGGGCTGCGGCCGGCCTGGCTGGCGAGGTCGCCGGCCGACATGGTTCCGGGGACGACGTGATAGGTGAGGATCGCGGTCAGCTTGTCGCGGTTCTCCGGCTTCAGCAGCGTTTCGACCGTGCCGGGCGGCAGCGCCTCGAAGGCGGCGTTGGTCGGCGCGAAGACGGTGAAGGGGCCGGGGCCGGCGAGAGTGTCGACCAGCCCGGCGGCCTTCACGGCGGCGACGAGCGTGGTCAGGTTCGGGGCCTGCGAAGCATTCTGCGCGATCGGCTTGTCCGGATACATCGGCGCGCCGCCGACCTTCGGGATCGTCTGTGCTTGCGCAGTCATCGCGCAGCCGCCGATAGCAACGGCGGCGAGGCCGCCGATGAACTTTGCCTTGAGTGACATGGATGTTCTCCCTGGGTCCTCGATGTGCGCCCGGTTTTTCGAGCGCCTATTCCCAATTACGCGCACATTTGTTTTTCGGATGAGATGATGTGCGATTTTTTCTTTGCGGCGCTGCGGGCGGGGGGCGGGCGCGGGTGGCGCGACACCCTTGGCAGCGGCGGCGCGGTGGGCTTATGACGCCAGCGCGCCCGCGGTTCCGGCCGCGCCGAGATCCAAGGACGTCATGAGCCACAACACCTTCGGCCACCTCTTCCGCGTCACCACCTTCGGCGAGAGCCACGGGCCCGCGATCGGCGGCATCGTCGACGGGTGTCCTCCGGGGATCCGCCTCGATCTGGCGACCATCCAGGGCTACATGGACCGCCGCCGGCCCGGCCAGAGCCGCCACACCACGCAGCGGCGCGAGCCGGACACGGTGGAGCTGAAGTCCGGCGTGATGGAGACCGAGGACGGGCTGTTGACCACCGGCACGCCGATCGCGATCTATATCGAGAACGTCGACCAGCGCTCGAAGGACTACTCCAAGATCGCCGACCGCTACCGCCCCGGTCACGCGGACTACACCTACGACGCCAAGTACGGCATCCGCGACTATCGCGGCGGCGGGCGCTCCTCGGCGCGCGAGACCGCCGTGCGCGTGGCGGCGGGCGCGATCGCCCGTGCGGTGATCCCGCAGGTCGCCATCCGCGGCGCGCTGGTGGAGATGGGCGGCGACAAGGCCGCGGGGCGCGACTTCTCGATCGTCGACCGGAACGACTTCTTCAGCCCCGACGCCGCCGCGGCCGAGCGCTGGGCGACCCGGCTCGACGAGGTGAGGAAGGCCGGCTCGTCGCTCGGCGCGGTGGTGGAGATCGTCGCCGAGGGGGTGCCGCCCGGCTGGGGCGCGCCGCTCTACGGCAAGCTCGACGGGGACCTCGCGGCGGCGATGATGTCGATCAACGCGGTCAAAGGCGTCGAGATCGGCGACGGGTTCGAGGCCGCGCGTCTCACCGGCGAGGAGAACGCCGACGAGATGCGCCTGCGCGAGGACGGCGGCAACGCCGGGCCGGTGTTCCTCTCCAACCACGCCGGCGGCATCCTGGGCGGCATCTCCAACGGGGCGCCCGTGGTGGCGCGCTTCGCGGTGAAGCCGACGTCGTCCATCCGCACCCCGCGCCGCTCGGTCACGCGTGGCGGCGAGGAGGTCGACGTCGCGACCACCGGCCGGCACGACCCGTGCGTGGGCATCCGCGCGGTGCCGGTGGGCGAGGCGATGATGGCGATCGTGCTGGCCGACCACTTCCTGCGCCACCGCGGCCAGATCGGCTGATCCGCGGCGCCGGTTCCGGTGCGTCCGCTACGCCGCGCCGGGCCGGCGGGCGAGGACCAGCAGCGCGCCGAAGACGATCATCCCGTATCCCGACGCGCGCTGCATGAGATGCAGCTTGGAGCCGGCGAACGATGCCGCGAGATGGCCGAGCCCGGCGTAGAAGCCCAGCACGATCCACTCCATCACCAGGAAGATCGCGCCGACCTCGAGGTAGCCGGCGACGTAGTCGTCCGCCGGGACGAACTGCGGCAGGAAGGCCGCGAAGATCAGCATCGCCTTGGGATTGCTGAGCGCGGTCAGCGCCTCGCGTTGGAAGCCCTGGCGCGTGGTGAGCGTCGGCGGCACCGCATCCGGCGCCGGGGCGCGGGCGCTGCGCACGATCTTGATGCCGATCCACACGAGGTAGGCGGCACCGGCGAACTTCAGCGCCGTGAACGCGGCCGCCGAGGCCGACAGGATGATGCCGAGGCCGAGGCCCGACAGCGCGATCATCGGCACGAACACCAGGATGCGCCCCAGCCCCGCGCGCATGGCGAAGCCGATGCCATGGTGCGCGCCGTGGGTGAGGGCCAGCAGGTTGTTGGGGCCGAACGCGAGATTGAGCGCGAAGCAGGCCGGCAGAAAGATCGCGTAGTTCATGGCGGAGCACTCGAGGGGGCTGTGCGCCGCATAAAGGCTGCGACGGATTTTCGCAATTGCTCGCCGGCACACCCGCCCGAGGGGGAGTGCGTGGTGGCGTCGCGGCGCCGCGTGGTCTAAGCGGACGGTGTATGTTTGCCCCGCCTGGCGGGGCCGGAAGGGGAGGTTCGCAGTTGAGCGACATGGCGGGCCGCATGGCCGCGGCGTTGCGCGCGTTCGAGCGCGGTGAGTTGGTCGTCGTCACCGACGACGACGATCGGGAGAACGAGGGCGACCTCATCTGCGCCGCCTCGCTGGCGACGCCGGAGAAGCTGGCGTTCATGATCCGCCACACCTCCGGCATCATCTGCGCACCGATGACGCGCGACTCGGCGCGCCGCCTCTCCCTCGCCCCCATGGTGGCCGACAATGACGCCCCGCTCGCGACCGCGTTCACCGTGTCGGTCGACGTCAAGCACGGGCTGACCACCGGCATTGCCGCCGAAGAGCGCTGCAACACCGTGCGCGCGCTCGCCAACCCCAACTCCGGTGCGGCGGACTTCGTGCGGCCGGGCCACATCTTCCCGCTGATCGCGCGGGAGGGCGGGGTGCTGATCCGCTCCGGCCACACCGAGGCGGCGATCGACCTGTGCCTCCTCACCGGGGTCGCCCCGGTCGGCGTCCTGTCCGAGTTGGTCAACGACGACGGCACGGTGATGCGCGGCGCCGCCGTCTCCGAGTTCGCCCAGAAGCACAACCTGGTGCAGATCTCGCTGAACGACATCATCGCCTGGCGCCAGCGCCACGAGCGGTTGGTCGAGCGCATCCTCGACGAGACGCGGACCTTCCCGTCCGGCCCGGCGCGCGTCCTCACCTATCGCACCCCGTTCGACCCGCTGCAGCACCTCGCAGTGGTCGTGGGCGACATTCGCGACGGCGCGGATGTCCCGGTGCGGCTGACGCGCGAGCATGTGGTCGACGACGTCTTCGGTCCGGCCGGTCCGCGCGCCGTGCTCGAGCGTTTCCAGGCCGAGGGTCGGGGCGTGCTCGTCTACCTGCGCGACGGCGGCGTCGGCGTCGCCGCGGCGGCCGCGATGGCCGACAAGGACGAGGTTCACGACAGCGCCCAGGCCCGCGTTCGCGAGTGGCGCGAGATCGGCCTCGGCGCGCAGATCCTGCGGGATCTCGGCGTCGGCTCGATCCGCCTGCTGGCCTCGCAGGACCGGCATTATGTGGGCCTCGAGGGCTTCGGCATCACCATCACCGCCACGGAGCAAGTCACCGCGAATGGATGACGGCGACATGGACGCAATCCCCCCAGAGCATCCCCGCCCCGAGCGCGAACCCAAGCTGCCGCGCGCTTTCGCGACCGGCTACCGGGCGCACATGGGCGACATGATGGTCTACGGGGGCGGCGTGCTGACGATCATCGGCGTGCTGGCGACGTTCATCAACGCGGCGCCGGTGTTCCTGCTGATCAGCCTCGCGGGGACGATCTCGGCCGCCTACTTCCGGCCGACGATCGACACGCAGCGGCCGCAGCTCGGCGCCGACGTCAACGGCATCTATGTCGCCCGCTTCGGCATCCTGCCGTGGGAGCGGGTGGCGGACATGCGCATCGAGTACCACGCGCTGCGCACGATGCAGCTCTCCACGCTGGTGATCGTGCCCTCCGGCCCCCTGTCGGAGGCGATCGTCCAGCCCGACCGGGTGCCGCTGGCCGAGCGGTTCGCCTCCCGCAACGCGCGCCTGAAGGCGGGCGAGATCCGCGTGCCGCTGCACCCGCTGGCGATGAAGCCGGAGGACATCGAGGCGCGGCTGAAGGCGCTGCGCGCCGCTGCGGGATAGCGACGCCCACTCGGCCCCGGTCTGCTCCAGATCCCGGTCAGGCTGAGGCCGGCGTCAGCCGCCGTTTTTCTGGCCGATGCCGAGGCGCTGGAAGCCCTCCATCCGCGCCGGCCGCTTGGCCGAGATGCGCTTCGAGTTGACGCCCGCCCAACCGATCTCGCCCGACAGGCGGCCGTACTCGATCTTCGGGCAGCGGTTCTGGATCACCGTGATGCCGGCGGCCTCGGCCTTGGCCGCGGCCTCGTCGTTGCGCACGCCGAGCTGTAGCCACAGCACCTGCGGCACGGTCTCCATCTGCAACACCTCGTCGACGACGCCCGGCACCGCGTCCGAGCCGCGGAAGACGTCGACCATGTCGACCGGGGCGGTGAGGTCGGCCAGCGTGGCGACCACGGTCTGGCCATGGATCGTCTTCCCGGCGTGGCCGGGGTTGATCGGGATCACCGTGTAGCCCTTCTCGACGAGGTACTTCAGCACGAAGGCCGAGGGGCGGGTCAGATTGGCCGACGCGCCGACCATGGCGATGGTCTTCACCTTGGCGAGGACATTCTCGATCAGCGCGTCGTCATAGCGGTCGTGGTTCAACATATATGCGCTACATTTCCTCTATTTTAGGTTGTTGCTCCGTTGTAGCATATTCACAACGGGCAGTTTGGTGACGGGAGCATCGATCGTGCTGACCCTGTTTCGCTATGTCCTATTTGCCGGCGGCGTCTTCTTCTGGGCGTACGCGGGGGTGCGGCTCGTCCGCTACGTGGAGGCGCGCACCTTCATCGTAGTGGAAGATAGCGCGTTGGTTCAGATGCTCGATGCCATTGCCGAACGGGTGATCGTGCAGGACGTGCTGTGGGGCTTCGCGGCGTTCTTCGCCTTCGCGGTGCTGACGATCCTGCAACGCCACTTCGCGCCGATGCGCGCGCCGGGCGACCTGCGCGCGCCGTCGCTGGCCGCGCCGCGCCGCGCCGCGCTCGCCGCGCCGCAATACTTCGAGCCGTCGATGCGGACCCTCACAGCCGACCCGGCCGACGCCCATTGGATCGACCAGCGCTGGGGCTGGCGCGGCGAGCTGAACGGCCGCAGCCTCTACATGATGGAGGCCGGCGCGGGGCGCTACCGGTTGTGGCTGTGCTACGTGGACGGCGCGCACATCGGCTCCTACAAGACGCGCAGCATCGCGCGGGCGGCGGCCGAGCGTGCGGCCCATGACGACGACGGGTCCGCACACGCCGCCTGACACCACCGCCGCCGGCCGCTCCGCCCGAAGGCGGGACGGCCGGCCCCGCGCGGGCTCAGGCGGCCTTTTCTTCGGCGAGGGCGCGTTGCACGGCGGGTCGCTCGTTCATGCGCGCGCGGTGCGCCATCACCTTGGGGAACTGCGCGGTGTCCACCTTGTCGATCTCCAGCCAGCGGCCGAGCGTGTAGAGATAGCCGTCCGCCACGGTGAACTGCTCGCCCATCACCCACGGCCCCTCGAGGGCCTTCTCCACCAGGGTGAAGGCCTCGGCCATCGTCTGGGGCACCTTGGCGCGCATCGTCTCCATGGCGGCTTCGTCGTCGGTCCAGCGGTAGGCCCGCCGGCCATGCGCGTGGGCAACGTGGACGGTGGTCGCCAGGTAGCTGTTGAACGATTGCAGCTTGGCGAGGGCGACCGGGTCGTTCATCGGCGCGAGCTTAGCGGTCGGGTAGCTCTGGGCGACGAAGATCAGGAGCGCCGGCGTCTCGGTCAGGACGCCGTCCGGCGTGACCAGGGCCGGCACCCGGCCGAGTGGATTGATCGCGAGATATTCGGGCGAGCGCTGCTCGTTCTCGGCCATCTTGACGCGGCGGATGGCATAGTCGGCGCCCGCTTCGGCGAGCGCGAGGTGCGTGGCGAAGGCGCAGGAGCCCGGCGACGTGAAG
This portion of the Acuticoccus sp. I52.16.1 genome encodes:
- a CDS encoding CoA-binding protein; its protein translation is MNHDRYDDALIENVLAKVKTIAMVGASANLTRPSAFVLKYLVEKGYTVIPINPGHAGKTIHGQTVVATLADLTAPVDMVDVFRGSDAVPGVVDEVLQMETVPQVLWLQLGVRNDEAAAKAEAAGITVIQNRCPKIEYGRLSGEIGWAGVNSKRISAKRPARMEGFQRLGIGQKNGG
- the fabI gene encoding enoyl-ACP reductase FabI is translated as MNGSGILAGKRGLIFGVANKMSIAWGIAQAARQQGAELALTYQGEALKKRVEPLAQSLDAKVFGHLDVTDPTSMDAVFDTVKNEWGSIDFLVHAIAFSDKNELTGRYIETSAENFKNSLFISCYSFTDIARRAEPLMNDGGSMLTLTYYGAEKVMPHYNVMGVAKAALEASVKYLAADLGPVGIRVNALSAGPIKTLAASGIGDFRYILKWNEFNAPMRKTVSIEDVGGAAAYLLSPLSRGVTGEVHHVDSGYHVVGMKAVDAPDITKAVSES
- the aroC gene encoding chorismate synthase; this encodes MSHNTFGHLFRVTTFGESHGPAIGGIVDGCPPGIRLDLATIQGYMDRRRPGQSRHTTQRREPDTVELKSGVMETEDGLLTTGTPIAIYIENVDQRSKDYSKIADRYRPGHADYTYDAKYGIRDYRGGGRSSARETAVRVAAGAIARAVIPQVAIRGALVEMGGDKAAGRDFSIVDRNDFFSPDAAAAERWATRLDEVRKAGSSLGAVVEIVAEGVPPGWGAPLYGKLDGDLAAAMMSINAVKGVEIGDGFEAARLTGEENADEMRLREDGGNAGPVFLSNHAGGILGGISNGAPVVARFAVKPTSSIRTPRRSVTRGGEEVDVATTGRHDPCVGIRAVPVGEAMMAIVLADHFLRHRGQIG
- a CDS encoding histidine phosphatase family protein, whose translation is MLPDGVRLIHVRHGQTDWNVAGRLQGQLDIPINAVGQGQANENGRRLKAWLDGEGIAPDHFAFVSSPLGRSRETMNRIRDELGLGGAWATDDRLKEVSFGEWAGFTYQELREDGREALVRARKKDKWSFRPPGGETYAELAERVGAWLETLERDTIAVTHGGVHRVLFGHLCGTPWHEVPSLPVPQDKVFVFEGDGAVRTV
- the ribB gene encoding 3,4-dihydroxy-2-butanone-4-phosphate synthase: MAGRMAAALRAFERGELVVVTDDDDRENEGDLICAASLATPEKLAFMIRHTSGIICAPMTRDSARRLSLAPMVADNDAPLATAFTVSVDVKHGLTTGIAAEERCNTVRALANPNSGAADFVRPGHIFPLIAREGGVLIRSGHTEAAIDLCLLTGVAPVGVLSELVNDDGTVMRGAAVSEFAQKHNLVQISLNDIIAWRQRHERLVERILDETRTFPSGPARVLTYRTPFDPLQHLAVVVGDIRDGADVPVRLTREHVVDDVFGPAGPRAVLERFQAEGRGVLVYLRDGGVGVAAAAAMADKDEVHDSAQARVREWREIGLGAQILRDLGVGSIRLLASQDRHYVGLEGFGITITATEQVTANG
- a CDS encoding fasciclin domain-containing protein produces the protein MSLKAKFIGGLAAVAIGGCAMTAQAQTIPKVGGAPMYPDKPIAQNASQAPNLTTLVAAVKAAGLVDTLAGPGPFTVFAPTNAAFEALPPGTVETLLKPENRDKLTAILTYHVVPGTMSAGDLASQAGRSPDDLANLSTVEGGPVSVKGTRIYDESGHMHRIVQTDVFQSNGVVHVIDGVLLPK
- a CDS encoding RlmE family RNA methyltransferase — protein: MKTARGRKLSSTLWIQRQLNDPYVQKARAAGYRSRAAYKLIEIDDRFSILKPGRVVVDLGAAPGGWSQVAGERAKSSRAKPIVAIDILPMDHIEGVTFLHQDFSEDSAPDRLIEALDGRRPDVVLSDLAPETTGHRATDHLRIVGLAELAYDFACRTLAPGGTFLAKVYQGGAEGELLVALRRDFRSVRHVKPPASRPASPETYVLATGFRGGPREDADDGGDL
- a CDS encoding glutathione S-transferase family protein; amino-acid sequence: MLTLFTSPGSCAFATHLALAEAGADYAIRRVKMAENEQRSPEYLAINPLGRVPALVTPDGVLTETPALLIFVAQSYPTAKLAPMNDPVALAKLQSFNSYLATTVHVAHAHGRRAYRWTDDEAAMETMRAKVPQTMAEAFTLVEKALEGPWVMGEQFTVADGYLYTLGRWLEIDKVDTAQFPKVMAHRARMNERPAVQRALAEEKAA
- a CDS encoding Ppx/GppA phosphatase family protein, with protein sequence MSVQGDPQGDFASRAAGFDGESRGFRRPFPIAERGSAARARRYAALDLGTNNCRLLIAEARGSGFRVVDGFSRIVRLGERLSSDGVLSDAAMDRAIAALKVCADKLDLAEVSSARLVATEACRAARNGAAFTTRIRAETGLEIEVVDRETEARLAVAGCAPLIDDDAEGVLLFDIGGGSSEIVWIDLTSRYRLSGTALVRCIRAWTSLPVGVVTLAERHGGTEVDEHVFADMVADVRQMLERIDPRGVLAEAVARGKIHLLGTSGTVTTLAGLFLGLKRYDRRQVDGTWLDHQQIDTLIAQLLSMDFNERVANPCIGADRADLVLAGCAILEAIRQRWPCERLRVADRGLREGMLMELIEHDRLARHRSRRQRVSAMGAVPTLA
- a CDS encoding LysE family translocator, which translates into the protein MNYAIFLPACFALNLAFGPNNLLALTHGAHHGIGFAMRAGLGRILVFVPMIALSGLGLGIILSASAAAFTALKFAGAAYLVWIGIKIVRSARAPAPDAVPPTLTTRQGFQREALTALSNPKAMLIFAAFLPQFVPADDYVAGYLEVGAIFLVMEWIVLGFYAGLGHLAASFAGSKLHLMQRASGYGMIVFGALLVLARRPGAA
- a CDS encoding FAD-binding oxidoreductase, with the protein product MSDVSTETRPSALGAFRDAIVAELGPDALLDDPARMAPYQTEWRNLYQGKAPFVLRPRDTDQVSAIMRLAARHAVPIVPQGGNTGLVGGQIPREGEVVLSLDRMTAIEPVNVAGTCVTVSAGAILSEVHDAADAAGLMFPLSLASKGSARIGGLISTNAGGVGVLAYGNMRNQVLGLEVVLPDGRVWNGLRALHKDNVGYDLKHLFIGAEGTLGVVTRAVLKLVPKPHALDVAMVGVASPADALALLGQVRGALGDALTGFELIPRIGLEIVARHRPETRQPFAETPEWAVLIEASTFLPERPMRDVLEQVLMRAYEQGLVSDAVVSQSLGEARELWQIRELMSESQSVLGGSIKHDVSVPVADVPAFLTEATAAALSVVPAARPVAFGHLGDGNIHYNLSQPEGADKAGFLARWEEVNEAVHAVVRRYGGSIAAEHGVGVMKRALLPSVRDEVELAMMRAVKDAFDPDDLMNPGRLLPDR